The following are encoded together in the Pseudoalteromonas piscicida genome:
- a CDS encoding hydantoinase/oxoprolinase family protein, with translation MNVDNPIEVLGIDAGGTMTDTFFVAADGQFIVGKAQSSDDETAAVIESSIDALLGWDRSLEEVFSEMITCVYSGTAMLNRVVSRKGNRTGLICSKGFEDNHRMGRALQSYLGYAFEDRIHLNAHHYDDPLVTIQDTRGVTERIDCQGTEVIPVNLSEAAMAAKALIARDVKAIVISFLNSHTNAKHERAVRDICIEEVQKSGKAIPVFASCDYYPSRKESHRTNTTVLEAYAAEPSRVTLKALSDQMAYLGGGFDVRVMASHGGTISWKAKELARTLVSGPIGGVIGAAYLGKELGYENIACSDIGGTSFDMALITKGNFAIGRDKDMARLVLSLPLVGMDTVGAGAGSFVRIDPYSEAIKLGPDSAGFRVGTCWQEGGIETVSVTDCHLVLGYLNPDNFLGGTLQLDVARSRQCIKEQIADKLNLSVEEAAAGVIELLDASLRQHLADMISSKGYAPADFVCFSYGGAGPVHAYGYTKGLGFQETIVPAWAAGFSAFGCASAEFEYRYDKSVDVAIPPDSTDEAKELAVRELQLAWDELREKVLEEFRVNGFEDSDVTLAPGFSMQYMGQLNDLEIVSPLHSVASSQDWEQLTIAFEETFSRVYARAARSPELGYGVTTAIMHGTVNVKKPTIPEEPDVGPEVSEEAKLGSRKFYFEHRWHDAQLYLMEKINAGNRLKGPCIIESDATTFVVPPGFESFMDTHRLFHLIEV, from the coding sequence ATGAATGTAGATAATCCAATAGAAGTGCTTGGTATTGATGCTGGTGGCACTATGACTGATACATTTTTTGTTGCTGCAGATGGTCAGTTTATAGTAGGTAAAGCGCAAAGTAGTGATGACGAGACTGCGGCTGTAATCGAATCAAGTATAGATGCCTTACTAGGGTGGGATAGATCACTGGAAGAGGTTTTTAGTGAGATGATCACCTGTGTTTACTCGGGCACTGCAATGTTAAATCGTGTGGTTTCGCGAAAGGGAAATCGTACAGGGTTAATTTGTAGTAAAGGCTTCGAAGACAACCATCGTATGGGTAGGGCATTACAAAGCTATTTAGGGTATGCCTTTGAAGATCGTATTCACCTGAATGCGCATCATTATGATGACCCATTAGTGACCATTCAAGATACTCGAGGAGTGACTGAGCGCATTGATTGCCAAGGCACTGAAGTTATCCCCGTCAACCTATCCGAAGCGGCCATGGCGGCAAAAGCCTTAATAGCACGAGATGTTAAAGCCATTGTTATCAGCTTTTTAAATTCTCACACTAATGCAAAACATGAACGAGCAGTGCGAGATATATGTATTGAAGAAGTTCAGAAATCTGGAAAGGCAATTCCAGTTTTTGCCTCTTGTGATTATTACCCGAGTCGAAAAGAAAGCCATCGAACTAATACTACTGTGCTTGAGGCTTATGCCGCCGAACCTTCACGCGTGACGTTAAAGGCCCTCAGTGATCAGATGGCGTATTTAGGTGGAGGTTTTGATGTGCGGGTAATGGCAAGTCACGGTGGGACGATTAGCTGGAAAGCAAAAGAGCTCGCCCGAACGTTAGTCTCAGGCCCCATTGGTGGTGTTATCGGTGCTGCATATTTAGGGAAAGAGCTGGGTTATGAAAATATAGCATGCTCTGATATAGGAGGGACGAGCTTTGATATGGCGCTGATCACTAAAGGCAATTTTGCCATAGGTCGAGATAAAGATATGGCTAGGTTGGTCTTATCTCTTCCTTTAGTCGGGATGGATACTGTGGGAGCGGGAGCTGGTAGCTTTGTGCGTATCGATCCCTATTCAGAAGCAATTAAATTAGGTCCTGATAGTGCAGGTTTTAGAGTTGGAACTTGTTGGCAAGAAGGAGGGATAGAAACTGTTTCGGTGACAGATTGTCACTTAGTGTTGGGATATCTTAATCCGGATAACTTTCTTGGTGGCACCTTACAACTCGATGTTGCCCGCTCAAGACAATGCATTAAGGAGCAAATTGCCGATAAACTGAATTTATCGGTAGAAGAAGCTGCCGCTGGGGTGATTGAACTTCTTGATGCCTCGTTGCGACAGCATTTAGCGGACATGATCTCTAGTAAAGGTTATGCACCGGCTGATTTTGTGTGCTTTTCATATGGTGGTGCAGGCCCTGTACACGCATACGGCTACACCAAAGGACTCGGATTTCAAGAAACCATTGTACCTGCTTGGGCAGCAGGCTTTTCTGCTTTTGGTTGTGCTTCTGCTGAGTTTGAATATCGTTATGATAAAAGCGTTGATGTGGCCATTCCCCCTGATAGTACTGATGAAGCGAAAGAGCTCGCAGTGAGAGAGTTGCAGCTTGCTTGGGATGAGCTGCGTGAAAAAGTATTAGAAGAATTCAGAGTAAATGGGTTTGAAGATAGCGACGTAACACTTGCACCTGGCTTTAGTATGCAATACATGGGGCAACTAAATGATTTAGAAATTGTCTCGCCTCTACATTCTGTGGCAAGTAGCCAAGATTGGGAACAACTTACTATTGCATTTGAAGAAACCTTCAGCCGAGTCTATGCAAGGGCTGCCCGCTCTCCTGAGCTTGGCTATGGTGTTACAACAGCCATTATGCATGGCACTGTTAATGTAAAAAAACCGACCATTCCTGAAGAACCGGATGTAGGACCCGAAGTTTCGGAAGAAGCAAAACTGGGTAGTCGAAAGTTTTATTTTGAACACCGCTGGCACGATGCGCAATTGTATCTAATGGAAAAAATTAATGCCGGTAATCGTTTAAAAGGACCCTGCATCATTGAGTCCGATGCCACCACCTTTGTGGTACCTCCGGGTTTCGAAAGTTTTATGGATACCCACCGTTTATTTCATTTAATAGAAGTGTAA